From one Pseudoliparis swirei isolate HS2019 ecotype Mariana Trench chromosome 5, NWPU_hadal_v1, whole genome shotgun sequence genomic stretch:
- the exoc1 gene encoding exocyst complex component 1 isoform X4, which yields MTAIKHALQRDIFTPNDERLLGIVNVCKAGKKKKNCFLCATVTTERPVQVKVVKVKKSDKGDFYKRQQTWELRDLTEVDAKDASKENPEFDLHFEKVYRWVASSAAEKNSFISCIWKLNQRYLRKKVEFVNVSSQLLEELPKAEDSVPSGESQSVAGGDEDALDDYQELSAREEQDIEGMMEMCEDAVSNAEAFAEQLSRELQVLDGANIQSIMASEKQVNLLMALLDEALGEVDTIEGKLSSYEEMLQSVKEQMDQISQSNRHIQISSSNNVKLLDEIQFLVNYMDLSKGHVRALQEGDLTSPKGIEACINASEALSQCMNVALRPGHEKLTAVTQQQLLFAELRDTFARRLTNHLNNVFVHQGHDQSSTLTQHPAELSLPKHSPLHRDLLRYAKLMEWLKSTHREKYEGLSRTYVDYMSRLYEREIKDFFEVAKIKMAGASKEAKGKFATLPRKESALKQETESLHGSSGKLTGSTSSLNQLAVQGSSSRRSQSSSLLDMGNMSASDLDVADRTKFDKIFEQVLSELEPLCLAEQDFISKFFKLQQHPAVLPPLAQPDPEEPDGGTPSRIPPPAEHRQSLSSEKDLVRLMMNKIFQSIEPELNSLIALGDKIDSFNSLYMLVKMSHHVWTAENVDPASYLSTTLGNVLVTVKRNFDKCISAQIRQMEEVKISKKSKVGILLFVTGFEEFAELAETIFRNAERRGDLDKAYVKLIRAVFVNVEKVANDSQKTPRDVVMMENFHHIFSTLSRLKISCLEAERREAKHKYSEHLQSYVINSLGQPLEKLNHFFEGVEARVAQGVREEEVSYQLAFNKQELRKVIKEYPGKEVKKGLDNLYKKVDKHLCEEESLLQVVWHSMQDEFIRQYKHFEDLIGRCYPGSGITMEFTIQDMLEYFSSIAQSH from the exons CCCAACGACGAGCGGCTCCTCGGCATCGTCAACGTCTGCAAggcggggaagaagaagaagaactgctTCCTGTGTGCGACGG TGACCACGGAGCGGCCCGTCCAGGTCAAAGTGGTGAAGGTGAAGAAGTCCGACAAAGGAGACTTCTACAAGCGGCAGCAGACGTGGGAGCTCCGCGACCTGACGGAGGTGGACGCCAAGGACGCCAGCAAG GAGAACCCCGAGTTCGACCTCCACTTCGAGAAGGTGTACCGCTGGGTGGCGAGCAGCGCCGCCGAGAAGAACTCCTTCATCTCCTGCATCTGGAAGCTGAACCAGCGCTACCTGAGGAAGAAGGTGGAGTTTGTGAATGTCAGTTCTCAGCTGCTGGAAg AACTTCCTAAAGCGGAAG ACTCGGTGCCGAGCGGCGAGAGCCAGAGCGTTGCCGGGGGCGACGAGGACGCGCTGGACGACTACCAGGAGCTGAGCGCCCGCGAGGAGCAGGACATCGAGGGCATGATGGAGATGTGCGAGGACGCCGTGTCCAACGCCGAGGCCTTCGCCGAGCAGCTGAGCAGAGAGCTGCAGGTCCTGGACGGG gccaaTATCCAGTCCATCATGGCGTCTGAGAAGCAGGTGAACCTCCTGATGGCGCTGCTGGACGAGGCTCTGGGGGAGGTGGACACCATCGAGGGGAAGCTGAGCAGCTACGAGGAGATGCTGCAGAGCGTGAAGGAGCAGATGGACCAGATCTCCCAGAGCAACCGGCACATCCAgatcagcagcagcaacaacgtCAAGCTGCTGGACGAGATACAgttcctggtg AACTACATGGACCTGTCGAAGGGCCATGTGCGGGCCCTGCAGGAGGGAGACCTGACCTCCCCCAAGGGCATCGAGGCCTGCATCAACGCCTCCGAGGCGCTGTCCCAGTGCATGAACGTGGCGCTGCGGCCCG GCCACGAGAAGCTGACGGCCGTgacgcagcagcagctgctgttcGCCGAGCTGAGGGACACCTTCGCCCGGCGCCTCACCAACCACCTCAACAACGTGTTCGTTCACCAG GGCCACGACCAGAGCTCCACGCTGACGCAGCACCCGGCCGAGCTCAGCCTGCCCAAGCACAGCCCGCTGCACCGAGACCTGCTGCGCTACGCCAAGCTCATGGAGTGGCTGAAGAGCACCCACCGGGAGAAGTATGAGGGCCTGTCCCGG ACTTACGTCGACTACATGAGCCGCCTCTACGAGCGAGAGATCAAAGACTTCTTCGAGGTGGCCAAGATAAAGATGGCGGGCGCGAGCAAGGAGGCCAAGGGCAAGTTCG CCACGCTTCCGCGGAAAGAGAGCGCTCTGAAACAGGAAACGGAGA GCCTCCACGGCAGCTCGGGGAAGCTGACGGGTTCGACCTCCAGCCTCAACCAGCTGGCGGTGCAGGGCTCCAGCAGCCGGCGCTCCCAGTCGTCCTCGCTGCTCGACATGGGCAACATGTCGGCCTCCGACCTGGACGTGGCCGACCGGACCAAGTTCGACAAG atctTCGAGCAGGTCCTCAGTGAGCTGGAGCCTCTCTGTCTGGCGGAGCAGGATTTCATCAGCAAGTTCTTCAAGCTGCAGCAGCATCCAGCGGTGCTGCCCCCTCTGGCTCAG CCTGACCCGGAGGAGCCTGACGGAGGAACCCCGTCCAGGATTCCCCCGCCGGCCGAGCACCGCCAGTCCCTCTCCTCCGA gaaGGACCTGGTGCGCCTGATGATGAACAAGATCTTCCAGAGCATCGAGCCGGAGCTCAACAGCCTCATCGCCCTCGGCGACAAGATCGACAGCTTCAACTCGCTGTACATGCTGGTGAAGATGAGTCACCACGTGTGGACGGCGGAGAACGTCGACCCCGCCTCCTACCTCAGCACCACGCTGGGGAACGTGCTGGTCACCGTCAAGAGGAACTTCGacaagtgcatt TCGGCTCAGATCcgacagatggaggaggtgaagatctcCAAGAAAAGCAAAGTCGgcatcctcctcttcgtcaccgGGTTCGAGGAGTTCGCCGAGCTCGCCGAGACCATCTTCCGTAACGCCGAGCGCCGCGGGGACCTGGACAAGGCCTACGTCAAGCTGATCAGGGCCGTGTTCGTGAACG tggAGAAGGTCGCCAACGACAGCCAGAAGACGCCGCGTGACGTGGTGATGATGGAGAACTTCCACCACATCTTCTCCACGCTGTCGCGGCTGAAGATCTCGTGTCTGGAGGCGGAGCGCCGCGAGGCCAAGCACAAGTACAGCGAGCACCTGCAGTCCTACGTCATCAACTCCCTGGGGCAGCCGCTGGAGAAGCTCAAC cattTCTTTGAAGGCGTGGAGGCGCGCGTGGCTCAGGGCGtccgtgaggaggaggtgagctaCCAGCTGGCCTTCAACAAGCAGGAGCTGCGTAAGGTCATCAAGGAGTACCcggggaaggaggtgaagaaggggCTGGACAACCTCTACAAGAAGGTGGACAAGCACCTGTGTGAGGAGGAGAGTCTGCTCCAG GTGGTGTGGCACTCCATGCAGGACGAATTCATCCGCCAGTACAAGCACTTCGAGGATCTGATTGGCCGATGCTACCCGGGCTCCGGCATCACCATGGAGTTCACCATCCAGGACATGTTGGAGTACTTCTCCAGCATCGCTCAGTCCCactag
- the exoc1 gene encoding exocyst complex component 1 isoform X5, translating into MTAIKHALQRDIFTPNDERLLGIVNVCKAGKKKKNCFLCATVTTERPVQVKVVKVKKSDKGDFYKRQQTWELRDLTEVDAKDASKENPEFDLHFEKVYRWVASSAAEKNSFISCIWKLNQRYLRKKVEFVNVSSQLLEDSVPSGESQSVAGGDEDALDDYQELSAREEQDIEGMMEMCEDAVSNAEAFAEQLSRELQVLDGANIQSIMASEKQVNLLMALLDEALGEVDTIEGKLSSYEEMLQSVKEQMDQISQSNRHIQISSSNNVKLLDEIQFLVNYMDLSKGHVRALQEGDLTSPKGIEACINASEALSQCMNVALRPGHEKLTAVTQQQLLFAELRDTFARRLTNHLNNVFVHQGHDQSSTLTQHPAELSLPKHSPLHRDLLRYAKLMEWLKSTHREKYEGLSRTYVDYMSRLYEREIKDFFEVAKIKMAGASKEAKGKFATLPRKESALKQETESLHGSSGKLTGSTSSLNQLAVQGSSSRRSQSSSLLDMGNMSASDLDVADRTKFDKIFEQVLSELEPLCLAEQDFISKFFKLQQHPAVLPPLAQPDPEEPDGGTPSRIPPPAEHRQSLSSEKDLVRLMMNKIFQSIEPELNSLIALGDKIDSFNSLYMLVKMSHHVWTAENVDPASYLSTTLGNVLVTVKRNFDKCISAQIRQMEEVKISKKSKVGILLFVTGFEEFAELAETIFRNAERRGDLDKAYVKLIRAVFVNVEKVANDSQKTPRDVVMMENFHHIFSTLSRLKISCLEAERREAKHKYSEHLQSYVINSLGQPLEKLNHFFEGVEARVAQGVREEEVSYQLAFNKQELRKVIKEYPGKEVKKGLDNLYKKVDKHLCEEESLLQVVWHSMQDEFIRQYKHFEDLIGRCYPGSGITMEFTIQDMLEYFSSIAQSH; encoded by the exons CCCAACGACGAGCGGCTCCTCGGCATCGTCAACGTCTGCAAggcggggaagaagaagaagaactgctTCCTGTGTGCGACGG TGACCACGGAGCGGCCCGTCCAGGTCAAAGTGGTGAAGGTGAAGAAGTCCGACAAAGGAGACTTCTACAAGCGGCAGCAGACGTGGGAGCTCCGCGACCTGACGGAGGTGGACGCCAAGGACGCCAGCAAG GAGAACCCCGAGTTCGACCTCCACTTCGAGAAGGTGTACCGCTGGGTGGCGAGCAGCGCCGCCGAGAAGAACTCCTTCATCTCCTGCATCTGGAAGCTGAACCAGCGCTACCTGAGGAAGAAGGTGGAGTTTGTGAATGTCAGTTCTCAGCTGCTGGAAg ACTCGGTGCCGAGCGGCGAGAGCCAGAGCGTTGCCGGGGGCGACGAGGACGCGCTGGACGACTACCAGGAGCTGAGCGCCCGCGAGGAGCAGGACATCGAGGGCATGATGGAGATGTGCGAGGACGCCGTGTCCAACGCCGAGGCCTTCGCCGAGCAGCTGAGCAGAGAGCTGCAGGTCCTGGACGGG gccaaTATCCAGTCCATCATGGCGTCTGAGAAGCAGGTGAACCTCCTGATGGCGCTGCTGGACGAGGCTCTGGGGGAGGTGGACACCATCGAGGGGAAGCTGAGCAGCTACGAGGAGATGCTGCAGAGCGTGAAGGAGCAGATGGACCAGATCTCCCAGAGCAACCGGCACATCCAgatcagcagcagcaacaacgtCAAGCTGCTGGACGAGATACAgttcctggtg AACTACATGGACCTGTCGAAGGGCCATGTGCGGGCCCTGCAGGAGGGAGACCTGACCTCCCCCAAGGGCATCGAGGCCTGCATCAACGCCTCCGAGGCGCTGTCCCAGTGCATGAACGTGGCGCTGCGGCCCG GCCACGAGAAGCTGACGGCCGTgacgcagcagcagctgctgttcGCCGAGCTGAGGGACACCTTCGCCCGGCGCCTCACCAACCACCTCAACAACGTGTTCGTTCACCAG GGCCACGACCAGAGCTCCACGCTGACGCAGCACCCGGCCGAGCTCAGCCTGCCCAAGCACAGCCCGCTGCACCGAGACCTGCTGCGCTACGCCAAGCTCATGGAGTGGCTGAAGAGCACCCACCGGGAGAAGTATGAGGGCCTGTCCCGG ACTTACGTCGACTACATGAGCCGCCTCTACGAGCGAGAGATCAAAGACTTCTTCGAGGTGGCCAAGATAAAGATGGCGGGCGCGAGCAAGGAGGCCAAGGGCAAGTTCG CCACGCTTCCGCGGAAAGAGAGCGCTCTGAAACAGGAAACGGAGA GCCTCCACGGCAGCTCGGGGAAGCTGACGGGTTCGACCTCCAGCCTCAACCAGCTGGCGGTGCAGGGCTCCAGCAGCCGGCGCTCCCAGTCGTCCTCGCTGCTCGACATGGGCAACATGTCGGCCTCCGACCTGGACGTGGCCGACCGGACCAAGTTCGACAAG atctTCGAGCAGGTCCTCAGTGAGCTGGAGCCTCTCTGTCTGGCGGAGCAGGATTTCATCAGCAAGTTCTTCAAGCTGCAGCAGCATCCAGCGGTGCTGCCCCCTCTGGCTCAG CCTGACCCGGAGGAGCCTGACGGAGGAACCCCGTCCAGGATTCCCCCGCCGGCCGAGCACCGCCAGTCCCTCTCCTCCGA gaaGGACCTGGTGCGCCTGATGATGAACAAGATCTTCCAGAGCATCGAGCCGGAGCTCAACAGCCTCATCGCCCTCGGCGACAAGATCGACAGCTTCAACTCGCTGTACATGCTGGTGAAGATGAGTCACCACGTGTGGACGGCGGAGAACGTCGACCCCGCCTCCTACCTCAGCACCACGCTGGGGAACGTGCTGGTCACCGTCAAGAGGAACTTCGacaagtgcatt TCGGCTCAGATCcgacagatggaggaggtgaagatctcCAAGAAAAGCAAAGTCGgcatcctcctcttcgtcaccgGGTTCGAGGAGTTCGCCGAGCTCGCCGAGACCATCTTCCGTAACGCCGAGCGCCGCGGGGACCTGGACAAGGCCTACGTCAAGCTGATCAGGGCCGTGTTCGTGAACG tggAGAAGGTCGCCAACGACAGCCAGAAGACGCCGCGTGACGTGGTGATGATGGAGAACTTCCACCACATCTTCTCCACGCTGTCGCGGCTGAAGATCTCGTGTCTGGAGGCGGAGCGCCGCGAGGCCAAGCACAAGTACAGCGAGCACCTGCAGTCCTACGTCATCAACTCCCTGGGGCAGCCGCTGGAGAAGCTCAAC cattTCTTTGAAGGCGTGGAGGCGCGCGTGGCTCAGGGCGtccgtgaggaggaggtgagctaCCAGCTGGCCTTCAACAAGCAGGAGCTGCGTAAGGTCATCAAGGAGTACCcggggaaggaggtgaagaaggggCTGGACAACCTCTACAAGAAGGTGGACAAGCACCTGTGTGAGGAGGAGAGTCTGCTCCAG GTGGTGTGGCACTCCATGCAGGACGAATTCATCCGCCAGTACAAGCACTTCGAGGATCTGATTGGCCGATGCTACCCGGGCTCCGGCATCACCATGGAGTTCACCATCCAGGACATGTTGGAGTACTTCTCCAGCATCGCTCAGTCCCactag